The window GAGCGCCAGGCGCTTCCGGTCGCCGTCGCGCAGTCCCAGTTCGGCAGACGTCTCTTCCACCCATTGCGCGGCGGGGCGGACCTGGTCGGGATGGCAGTGGAAGGAGGCGTGATGGCGTCCGGTCATGCGACAAGTGTAACATTCTAAGGCCGCGACGTGCGTATGCAGCGGCGCACATTCGACAGCGGCCAGGCGCCGGCGGACCGCGGCGTTGGGAATGAGCTCTTGTAGAGACCGAACCGCACTGCGCGTGGAGCACACAACGGGAAACGTCGTGCCGCTAAAGTGTTTGCTGCGCTTGCGTGCTCCGCGGGTTGATTGGCATGTCTCCATGGGTTGCGTGCCATTTCCTGATTTGAGAGTCTTTCCTCAGGGGAAACTGCTAGGCAGGGAGGAATGACCATGCTTCAGGAGCGCCTCGTAGAAGCCACGGAAGATCAGGTTTTGGCATCCGGTCCGGAAGAAATCAGTATCGAGAAGGCGCGGGAATTAGTGCAGTTCTTTGCTGAGGTTTCCACATCGCTCGATGCTGAGCGTTTTCTTGAGGGGTTCACCGACGACTGCATCGTTCGCTACGGCACTTTTCCGGAGATGCGCGGTAAGGAGAAATTTCGCCCGTTCGTCGACGCCATGATGTCGGCGAAGATGAAGAATTTCTTCTGCCGCAAGGAACTCCGCACGATCAACGGAAATGTGCTTGGTGTCCAATGGGAGAACGATTGGGTCGACGCGGATAGCGGCAAGCGAAAAACGGGGCGCGGACTGGAGTTCTGGATATTGCGGGGCGAGCGGATCGCCCGCTGGGATGCCGTCTTCACGATGGCTGACGCGAAGAGCTAGCAGCCGTCCTCCATCTTCGGGAGGCGGTGCTGGGAAGTATTGAAAGTCTGGGCGGAGCATTGCGATGCCTATCGAGAAGTCAAATGAACCGGAAGCCTTTGCATCCTTTGAACGCGAGGGCTGGGAACGGTCTCTGGACGGCTATGACGAGGAGTTCGGAGCGATCTCGCGTCAGACCGTCGGACCGATGCTCGATGCCGCAGAAGTCGGGGAGGGCAGCAGTGTCCTCGACCTCTGTTGCGGGCCGGGCATGCTCAGTGCCGGTGCGATCGAGCGCGGTGCGCGGCCCGTTGGCGTCGACTACTCGGAAGCGGCGCTGGCACGAGCACGACGACTGGTGCCGGCGGCCGATCTCCGGGCTGGAGACGCGCAGTCGCTCGACTTTCCGGACACCAGCTTCGACGCAGTCGTCTGCGGCTATGGCCTGATGCACCTGCCGGATCCGGAACGCGCCCTGCGAGAGATGGTGCGCGTCGTCCGGCCCGGTGGTCGCGTGGCCGTTAGCGTCTGGGATGGCTCGTTGCCAGACGCAGCTCTGAACCTGATTTTCAAAGCGGTGCAGGCGCACGGAGATGGTAGCCCGGACCTGCCGCACGGCCCGGACTTTTTCCAGTTCGGAACAGTCGACCGAATGCAGTCTGCATTGGTTGAGATTGATCTCGCCGACGTCCGCGCCACCAGATGGAAAAATAGCGTGCAGGTGACGTCAGGTGCTGAGCTGCTAGGTGCTGTGGAGCGCGGCTCGGTCCGCGCCAGCGCCGTCCTCGACGCCCAGAGCGAGAGCGCCTTGGCCAATATGGCGCGGTTCCTGGACGAGAAGCTCACAGGTATGCCGAAAGACGACGGTGGCTACTTCGTCCAGTTGCCTTCAACGATTGGTTCTGGCGCAAAACCCTGACTGTCAGGACTGGTCGGCGCAAGGCGAATGGTGATGCAGCCAGTAATGCGCGTTTGTACTTGCCGATCAGATTGGACGCTCGACGGTGTCCTGTGACGTCGTCGACAAGGCCGACAAGTGCGGCTCAGCCACCACGATATACGCATGGCTTTTGCTGCTGATTCGCGGCGGCGAATGTTGTATGAATAATGCAATCAAATTAATCGGGAGGATGCCGAAATGACGCTGCAGAGGCCGACCGTCACCTA is drawn from Minwuia thermotolerans and contains these coding sequences:
- a CDS encoding nuclear transport factor 2 family protein, whose amino-acid sequence is MLQERLVEATEDQVLASGPEEISIEKARELVQFFAEVSTSLDAERFLEGFTDDCIVRYGTFPEMRGKEKFRPFVDAMMSAKMKNFFCRKELRTINGNVLGVQWENDWVDADSGKRKTGRGLEFWILRGERIARWDAVFTMADAKS
- a CDS encoding class I SAM-dependent methyltransferase, with the translated sequence MPIEKSNEPEAFASFEREGWERSLDGYDEEFGAISRQTVGPMLDAAEVGEGSSVLDLCCGPGMLSAGAIERGARPVGVDYSEAALARARRLVPAADLRAGDAQSLDFPDTSFDAVVCGYGLMHLPDPERALREMVRVVRPGGRVAVSVWDGSLPDAALNLIFKAVQAHGDGSPDLPHGPDFFQFGTVDRMQSALVEIDLADVRATRWKNSVQVTSGAELLGAVERGSVRASAVLDAQSESALANMARFLDEKLTGMPKDDGGYFVQLPSTIGSGAKP